From Coffea arabica cultivar ET-39 chromosome 9c, Coffea Arabica ET-39 HiFi, whole genome shotgun sequence, one genomic window encodes:
- the LOC113708280 gene encoding uncharacterized protein isoform X1, with product MMDEISMFRSKNQSFGFQFAQNTYKTARPDEWWRSFGNDAPHLQKLAIKLLSQTSSSSGCERNWSVFERIHTKKRNRLEHQRLNDLVYIHYNLRLKNRLSYKKRSYDPVDYETIDKVEFWIVDEEQEGELDYDELEEMIEEEFPKTGEDGPSQSRKKDTNIVQLDDEDDLDDIDLESYEIGDKDDEDEDEEWLR from the exons atgatggatgaaatATCAATGTTTAGGTCAAAGAACCAAAGTTTTGGATTTCAATTTGCCCAAAATACTTACAAGACTGCCCGTCCAG ATGAGTGGTGGAGATCGTTTGGTAATGATGCTCCACATTTACAAAAGTTGGCAATTAAACTCTTGAGTcaaacttcttcttcttcgggaTGTGAACGCAATTGGAGTGTATTTGAACGCATCCATACCAAAAAGAGAAATAGACTTGAACATCAAAGGTTGAATGATCTTGTTTATATTCATTATAATTTGCGTTTGAAGAATAG GCTTTCATATAAAAAGAGGTCTTATGATCCGGTGGATTATGAAACTATTGATAAAGTTGAATTTTGGATAGTTGATGAGGAACAAGAAGGAGAGCTTGATTATGATGAGTTAGAAGAAATGATCGAAGAAGAATTTCCCAAAACTGGTGAAGATGGACCCTCTCAATCAC GTAAGAAAGACACAAATATTGTGCAACTTGATGATGAGGATGATCTTGATGATATCGATTTGGAAAGTTATGAAATTGGAGATAaggatgatgaagatgaagatgaagaatgGCTTAGATAA
- the LOC113708280 gene encoding uncharacterized protein isoform X2, with product MMDEISMFRSKNQSFGFQFAQNTYKTARPDEWWRSFGNDAPHLQKLAIKLLSQTSSSSGCERNWSVFERIHTKKRNRLEHQRLSYKKRSYDPVDYETIDKVEFWIVDEEQEGELDYDELEEMIEEEFPKTGEDGPSQSRKKDTNIVQLDDEDDLDDIDLESYEIGDKDDEDEDEEWLR from the exons atgatggatgaaatATCAATGTTTAGGTCAAAGAACCAAAGTTTTGGATTTCAATTTGCCCAAAATACTTACAAGACTGCCCGTCCAG ATGAGTGGTGGAGATCGTTTGGTAATGATGCTCCACATTTACAAAAGTTGGCAATTAAACTCTTGAGTcaaacttcttcttcttcgggaTGTGAACGCAATTGGAGTGTATTTGAACGCATCCATACCAAAAAGAGAAATAGACTTGAACATCAAAG GCTTTCATATAAAAAGAGGTCTTATGATCCGGTGGATTATGAAACTATTGATAAAGTTGAATTTTGGATAGTTGATGAGGAACAAGAAGGAGAGCTTGATTATGATGAGTTAGAAGAAATGATCGAAGAAGAATTTCCCAAAACTGGTGAAGATGGACCCTCTCAATCAC GTAAGAAAGACACAAATATTGTGCAACTTGATGATGAGGATGATCTTGATGATATCGATTTGGAAAGTTATGAAATTGGAGATAaggatgatgaagatgaagatgaagaatgGCTTAGATAA